The Pradoshia eiseniae genome includes a window with the following:
- a CDS encoding AMP-binding protein, whose translation MADLVELTVGGLLEEVTMKFGSREAVVYPELGIRLTYQEFDELTNEAAKAFMALGIEKGDHLAVWTTNQPEWLTAQFATGKMGAVLVTVNTSYRARELEYLLRQSDSSTFILQESFKDNSYIETLYEIVPELKDSKPGELKSERFPHLRNVIVLGETRYPGTYTWADVMQMAGQISDAKLGKRKKSLHHDDVINMQYTSGTTGFPKGVMLSHYNIVNNAINISEGMKLTQRDRMCIPVPFFHCFGCVLGTLTAVSAGAAMVPLLEFNPRRVLQTVQDEKCTVLHGVPTMFIAEMNLEDFDRYNLSTLRTGIMAGSTCPIEVMKGVVERMGARELTIVFGQTESSPGITQTRTDDPLDLRVTSIGRPMPNIEVKIVEPGTEREVPRLEHGELITRGYHVMKGYYNDPHATAAAITPDGWLHTGDLAVMDENGYCSITGRLKDMIIRGGENIYPREIEEFLYQHPQIMDVQVIGVPDEKYGEELMAWIIPKDGHDLTAEDVRAYCEGKISRFKIPRYIEFTDEYPMTASGKIQKYKLREKSAEILTQ comes from the coding sequence ATGGCAGATTTGGTCGAGTTAACAGTTGGAGGGTTATTGGAAGAGGTAACGATGAAATTTGGCAGCAGGGAGGCCGTCGTTTACCCCGAGCTTGGAATCCGCCTGACTTATCAGGAGTTTGATGAGCTGACGAATGAAGCAGCAAAGGCGTTTATGGCACTCGGCATCGAAAAGGGCGACCATCTGGCCGTTTGGACGACCAATCAGCCTGAATGGCTGACGGCCCAATTCGCCACAGGAAAAATGGGAGCTGTGCTCGTGACGGTCAACACGAGCTATCGGGCACGTGAGCTTGAATACCTGCTGCGCCAGTCAGATAGCAGCACCTTCATTCTGCAGGAGAGCTTTAAGGACAACTCGTATATAGAGACCTTGTATGAAATCGTTCCAGAGCTAAAAGACAGCAAACCAGGCGAGCTGAAATCTGAAAGATTCCCGCATTTGCGCAATGTGATTGTACTCGGGGAAACGCGGTATCCAGGCACATACACATGGGCGGATGTCATGCAGATGGCTGGCCAAATCTCAGATGCCAAGCTAGGTAAGCGCAAGAAATCCCTTCATCATGATGACGTGATCAATATGCAATACACCTCAGGAACGACTGGTTTCCCGAAAGGGGTCATGCTTTCGCACTATAATATCGTCAATAATGCCATCAATATCTCCGAGGGCATGAAGCTGACGCAAAGGGACCGAATGTGTATCCCTGTCCCGTTCTTTCATTGCTTTGGCTGCGTGCTCGGCACCCTGACGGCCGTATCGGCAGGCGCAGCGATGGTGCCGCTTCTTGAATTCAATCCGCGCAGGGTGCTCCAGACTGTCCAGGATGAGAAATGCACGGTCCTGCACGGGGTGCCGACGATGTTTATCGCCGAGATGAACCTGGAGGATTTCGACCGCTATAATCTATCGACCCTTAGAACGGGCATCATGGCAGGCTCGACCTGTCCGATTGAGGTCATGAAGGGCGTTGTTGAGCGGATGGGGGCAAGAGAGCTGACGATTGTGTTCGGGCAGACGGAATCCTCACCGGGCATCACTCAGACAAGGACAGATGACCCGCTTGATTTGCGCGTAACCTCCATCGGGCGGCCCATGCCAAATATTGAAGTGAAAATCGTCGAGCCGGGAACGGAAAGGGAGGTCCCAAGACTCGAGCATGGGGAGCTCATCACACGAGGGTATCATGTGATGAAGGGCTACTATAATGACCCTCACGCGACCGCAGCAGCCATCACGCCAGACGGCTGGCTTCATACGGGGGACCTCGCTGTCATGGATGAGAACGGCTATTGCTCGATTACAGGCAGGCTAAAGGACATGATCATCCGCGGCGGGGAGAATATTTACCCGCGCGAAATTGAGGAATTTCTCTACCAGCATCCGCAAATCATGGACGTTCAGGTCATTGGCGTGCCGGATGAGAAATATGGGGAGGAGCTGATGGCGTGGATCATCCCGAAGGATGGACATGACCTTACAGCTGAGGATGTGCGAGCCTACTGTGAAGGGAAGATTTCACGTTTTAAGATTCCTCGCTATATCGAATTTACGGATGAGTACCCGATGACAGCCTCTGGGAAAATCCAAAAATACAAGCTTCGTGAAAAATCAGCAGAAATATTGACGCAATAG
- a CDS encoding acetyl-CoA carboxylase biotin carboxyl carrier protein subunit, whose product MAQEIKASMAGSVWKIQVGVGDNVTSGDDIVILESMKMEIPIAADADGRIAEVLVNEGDFVNEGDVLARID is encoded by the coding sequence ATGGCACAAGAGATTAAGGCAAGCATGGCAGGGAGCGTTTGGAAGATTCAAGTAGGTGTTGGGGATAACGTGACAAGCGGGGATGATATTGTCATTTTAGAGTCGATGAAGATGGAGATTCCCATAGCGGCTGATGCGGATGGACGGATTGCTGAGGTGCTAGTCAACGAAGGGGATTTCGTGAATGAGGGAGATGTGCTCGCCCGCATTGACTGA
- a CDS encoding acetyl-CoA carboxylase biotin carboxylase subunit produces the protein MFKKILIANRGEIASRIIRACRRLNIESVAVYSEADQQAPFVKEADHARLLGGPRVNESYLNAAKIIEIAKEEGAEAIHPGYGFLSESGPFARLCKEEGIVFIGPSASVIEAMGIKTKARKIMEEAGVPVVPGLSDAAVSVEDALSAAEQIGYPVMLKASAGGGGIGMQRVNDAAELEKAFSGNQKRAESFFGNGEMFVEKLVENARHIEIQVLADRHGNAVYLGERECSIQRRNQKVVEEAPSPFVDGELRRNMGESAIRAVKKLGYENAGTLEFLVDSEKNYYFLEMNTRLQVEHPVTEEVTGIDIVTEQIRIAYGEELSIRQKDVTIIGHSIEVRIYAEDPVTFYPSPGQITRLSFSEGPRIRHEMGIDGQSLVSPFYDPMLAKLIVTGADRYDAIMGLADALRAYKIEGIKTNIPLLQDIINHEAFKNGDMNTSFIDTHLKKQRKG, from the coding sequence ATGTTCAAGAAAATATTGATCGCTAACCGAGGTGAAATCGCCTCCCGCATCATCCGTGCCTGCAGGAGGCTGAATATTGAATCGGTCGCTGTCTATTCAGAAGCGGACCAGCAAGCACCGTTTGTGAAGGAAGCCGACCATGCCCGCCTTCTTGGCGGACCAAGGGTCAATGAGAGCTACCTCAATGCGGCAAAAATCATAGAAATCGCCAAGGAAGAGGGAGCTGAGGCCATCCATCCAGGCTATGGGTTCCTTAGTGAGAGCGGGCCATTCGCCCGCTTGTGCAAGGAGGAAGGAATTGTCTTCATCGGACCCTCTGCCTCAGTCATTGAGGCGATGGGCATTAAGACGAAGGCACGCAAAATCATGGAGGAGGCTGGGGTACCGGTCGTCCCAGGCCTGTCAGATGCAGCCGTGAGTGTCGAGGATGCGCTTAGTGCGGCAGAGCAAATCGGTTATCCGGTCATGCTGAAGGCATCCGCTGGCGGAGGCGGGATAGGCATGCAGAGAGTCAATGATGCAGCCGAGCTTGAGAAGGCCTTCTCCGGCAACCAAAAGCGGGCGGAATCCTTCTTCGGCAACGGGGAAATGTTCGTCGAGAAATTAGTCGAGAATGCCCGTCATATCGAGATCCAGGTGCTCGCTGACCGTCATGGCAACGCCGTTTACTTAGGAGAGAGGGAATGCTCAATCCAGCGCCGCAACCAAAAGGTCGTGGAGGAGGCGCCGTCTCCATTTGTGGACGGGGAACTGAGGCGCAACATGGGCGAGTCGGCGATCCGTGCCGTGAAAAAATTAGGCTATGAAAATGCCGGCACATTAGAATTCCTCGTGGATTCCGAGAAGAATTATTACTTTCTTGAGATGAATACGAGGCTTCAGGTTGAGCATCCGGTTACCGAGGAGGTCACTGGCATTGATATCGTGACCGAACAAATCCGCATCGCTTATGGGGAGGAGCTCTCCATCAGACAGAAGGATGTCACCATTATCGGCCATTCGATTGAGGTAAGAATCTATGCGGAGGACCCTGTGACCTTTTATCCGTCACCAGGGCAGATTACGAGGCTTTCCTTCTCGGAAGGTCCGCGAATCCGCCATGAGATGGGGATAGATGGCCAGAGCTTGGTCAGTCCTTTTTACGATCCGATGCTAGCGAAGCTCATTGTCACTGGGGCTGACCGGTATGATGCGATTATGGGTCTTGCCGATGCGCTTCGGGCGTACAAAATAGAAGGGATTAAAACCAATATTCCTCTTCTTCAAGACATCATCAATCATGAGGCCTTCAAGAACGGGGACATGAATACAAGCTTTATTGACACACATCTGAAAAAACAACGAAAAGGATAG